A region from the Gossypium hirsutum isolate 1008001.06 chromosome A08, Gossypium_hirsutum_v2.1, whole genome shotgun sequence genome encodes:
- the LOC107946670 gene encoding cytochrome c oxidase subunit 6b-2, with protein sequence MADAIELKTAPADFRFPTTNQTRHCFTRYIEFHRCLAAKGEESNQCEKFAKYYRSLCPGEWIDKWNEQRENGTFPGPL encoded by the exons ATGGCAGACGCG ATTGAACTGAAAACAGCCCCAGCTGACTTTCGTTTCCCTACAACAAATCAAACTAGACATTGTTTCACCCGCTACATTGAGTTTCATAG GTGCTTGGCTGCAAAGGGTGAAGAGTCTAATCAATGTGAGAAATTTGCCAAATACTACCGTTCTCTTTGTCCTGGTGAATGG ATTGACAAGTGGAATGAACAGAGGGAGAATGGTACTTTCCCGGGTCCTCTGTGA
- the LOC107946661 gene encoding tetraspanin-8 produces MAFRLSNNLVGILNFITFLLSIPILGAGIWLSREGVTECERFLDKPVIVIGVFLMLVSLAGLIGACCRVTWLLWLYLVVMFLLIVLGIVFTIFAFAVTNKGAGEALSGKGYKEYRLGDYSNWLQKRVTSQKNWNKIKSCLADSKVCTDFRDKYLNASASEFYQTHLSAVQSGCCKPSNDCQFTYVGPTNWTRGSAESNNSDCNLWNNNLNTLCFDCQSCKAGFIDNLRSSWKKVAIVNIVFLIFLIIVYSVGCCAFRNNRRDNYYEQQTWKP; encoded by the exons ATGGCCTTCCGCCTTAGCAACAATCTTGTTGGAATCCTCAACTTCATAACCTTCCTCCTCTCGATCCCCATCCTCGGAGCCGGCATCTGGCTTAGTCGAGAAGGCGTGACGGAATGCGAACGGTTTTTGGACAAGCCCGTTATCGTAATCGGAGTCTTCCTCATGCTCGTCTCACTTGCGGGACTAATCGGCGCGTGCTGTCGCGTCACTTGGCTACTCTGGCTTTACCTAGTCGTCATGTTCCTCCTCATCGTGCTCGGCATCGTCTTCACCATCTTTGCTTTCGCGGTGACGAATAAAGGTGCTGGAGAAGCTTTGTCTGGGAAAGGGTACAAGGAATACCGACTTGGTGATTACTCCAACTGGTTACAGAAGAGAGTCACTAGCCAGAAGAACTGGAATAAGATTAAGAGCTGTTTGGCTGATAGTAAAGTCTGTACTGATTTCCGCGATAAGTATCTGAATGCTTCTGCCTCGGAGTTTTACCAGACGCATTTGTCCGCCGTTCAG TCTGGTTGCTGTAAGCCATCAAACGACTGCCAATTCACGTATGTTGGACCGACAAACTGGACCAGAGGGAGTGCGGAATCCAACAATTCCGACTGCAATTTATGGAATAACAACTTGAATACTCTATGCTTCGACTGCCAGTCATGCAAGGCTGGATTTATAGACAACCTGAGGAGTTCTTGGAAGAAGGTGGCGATTGTCAACATTGTGTTCCTCATCTTCCTCATTATTGTCTACTCTGTTGGCTGCTGCGCTTTCAGGAACAATAGGAGAGACAATTATTATGAGCAGCAGACCTGGAAACCTTGA